In Streptomyces chartreusis NRRL 3882, the following are encoded in one genomic region:
- a CDS encoding ankyrin repeat domain-containing protein → MEWDGLTDRGHYNDWYLKDRDRFSDLARDADWDGLFAELGKHPERVNLARPGKRSGFAPLHQAAWHGAGIAVVSRLIAHGAWRTQRTRDGLRPVDIARERGHTHLLELLEPVEVRRLPAPSDALEHHFHAMLRERTGSCFDETEHLLPPLSPLTESLSGQIFFRVVGMMGGFHYRLHADVVHVNGRSRMDGDNGDFYQVTPDGWTKLAYSPTPPPPWSYPY, encoded by the coding sequence GAATGGGACGGCCTCACCGACCGCGGGCACTACAACGACTGGTATCTGAAGGACCGGGACCGGTTCTCGGACCTGGCCCGGGACGCCGACTGGGACGGCCTGTTCGCGGAGTTGGGGAAGCACCCCGAACGGGTCAACTTGGCCCGGCCCGGGAAACGCAGCGGATTCGCCCCGCTGCACCAGGCCGCCTGGCACGGTGCCGGCATCGCCGTCGTCTCCCGGCTGATCGCGCACGGCGCCTGGCGCACCCAGCGCACCCGGGACGGACTTCGCCCCGTGGACATCGCGCGGGAGCGGGGTCACACGCACCTGCTCGAGCTCCTGGAGCCGGTCGAGGTGCGGCGGCTCCCCGCCCCGTCCGACGCGCTGGAACACCACTTCCACGCGATGCTGCGGGAGCGGACGGGCAGTTGCTTCGACGAGACCGAACACCTGCTGCCGCCGCTGTCCCCGCTGACGGAGAGTCTGAGCGGACAGATCTTCTTCCGTGTGGTCGGCATGATGGGCGGCTTCCACTACCGCCTGCACGCGGACGTCGTGCATGTGAACGGCCGCTCGCGGATGGACGGCGACAACGGGGACTTCTACCAGGTGACCCCCGACGGCTGGACCAAGCTGGCGTACAGCCCCACGCCGCCGCCACCCTGGAGCTACCCGTACTGA
- the glmS gene encoding glutamine--fructose-6-phosphate transaminase (isomerizing) codes for MCGIVGYVGPQSALEVVMAGLKRLEYRGYDSAGVAVLADGGLATGKKAGKLLNLEKELDGRPLPAGTTGIGHTRWATHGGPTDANAHPHIDNAGRVAVVHNGIIENFAVLRAELEERGHELTSETDTEVVAHLLAEEFSSCADLAEAMRLVCRRLEGAFTLVAVHADEPDVVVGARRNSPLVVGVGEGEAFLASDVAAFIAHTRSAIELGQDQVVELRRDGVTVTGFDGRPADVRSYHVDWDASAAEKGGYDYFMLKEIAEQPKAVADTLLGRIDGSGSLTLDEVRIPAGVLREIDKVVIVACGTAFHAGMIAKYAIEHWTRLPCEVELASEFRYRDPILDAQTLVIAISQSGETMDTLMALRHAREQGSNVLAICNTNGSTIPRESDAVLYTHAGPEVAVASTKAFLTQLVACYLVALYLGQVRGTKWGDEIRAVIRDLSSIAGAVDQVLGTMEPVRELARTLASKNTVLFLGRHVGYPVALEGALKLKELAYMHAEGFAAGELKHGPIALIEEDLPVVVVVPSPRGRSVLHDKIVSNIQEIRARGARTIVIAEEGDEAVVPYADHLIRVPATPTLLQPLVATVPLQVFACELATARGNEVDQPRNLAKSVTVE; via the coding sequence ATGTGTGGAATCGTGGGTTACGTGGGGCCGCAGTCGGCGCTCGAGGTCGTGATGGCCGGGCTGAAGCGGCTGGAGTACCGGGGGTACGACTCGGCGGGCGTCGCCGTGCTGGCCGACGGCGGGCTGGCGACGGGGAAGAAGGCCGGCAAGCTCCTCAACCTGGAGAAGGAACTGGACGGCCGGCCCCTGCCGGCCGGCACGACGGGCATCGGACACACCCGGTGGGCCACACACGGCGGCCCGACCGACGCCAACGCCCACCCGCACATCGACAACGCGGGACGGGTCGCGGTGGTGCACAACGGCATCATCGAGAACTTCGCCGTGCTGCGGGCCGAGTTGGAGGAGCGGGGGCACGAGCTGACCTCCGAGACGGACACCGAGGTCGTCGCGCATCTGCTCGCCGAGGAGTTCTCCTCGTGCGCCGACCTCGCCGAGGCGATGCGGCTGGTGTGCCGGCGGCTGGAGGGCGCGTTCACGCTGGTCGCGGTGCACGCCGACGAGCCGGACGTGGTGGTGGGCGCACGGCGGAACTCGCCCCTGGTGGTGGGCGTCGGGGAGGGCGAGGCCTTTCTCGCCTCGGACGTCGCCGCGTTCATCGCCCACACCCGGTCGGCGATCGAGCTGGGACAGGACCAGGTGGTGGAGCTGCGCCGGGACGGCGTGACGGTGACGGGCTTCGACGGCCGCCCGGCCGACGTCCGCTCGTACCACGTCGACTGGGACGCGTCGGCCGCGGAAAAGGGCGGCTATGACTACTTCATGCTCAAGGAGATCGCCGAGCAGCCCAAGGCGGTCGCCGATACGCTGCTGGGCCGGATCGACGGCTCCGGTTCGCTGACCCTGGACGAGGTGCGGATCCCCGCGGGGGTGCTGCGGGAGATCGACAAGGTCGTCATCGTCGCGTGCGGTACGGCCTTCCACGCCGGGATGATCGCCAAGTACGCCATCGAGCACTGGACGCGCCTGCCGTGCGAGGTGGAACTGGCCAGTGAGTTCCGGTACCGGGATCCGATCCTGGACGCGCAGACCCTCGTCATCGCCATCTCCCAGTCCGGCGAGACCATGGACACCCTCATGGCGCTGCGGCACGCCCGTGAGCAGGGCTCCAACGTGCTGGCGATCTGCAACACCAACGGCTCGACGATCCCGCGTGAGTCGGACGCGGTGCTGTACACGCACGCCGGGCCGGAGGTGGCCGTCGCCTCCACCAAGGCGTTCCTGACGCAGCTCGTCGCGTGCTACCTGGTCGCCCTGTATCTGGGCCAGGTGCGGGGCACCAAGTGGGGCGACGAGATCCGGGCGGTGATCCGTGACCTGTCCTCGATCGCCGGTGCGGTGGATCAGGTGCTGGGCACCATGGAGCCGGTGCGGGAGCTGGCGCGCACGCTCGCCTCGAAGAACACGGTGCTGTTCCTCGGCCGCCACGTGGGGTATCCGGTGGCGCTGGAGGGCGCGCTGAAGCTCAAGGAGCTGGCCTACATGCACGCCGAGGGGTTCGCGGCGGGGGAGTTGAAGCACGGGCCGATCGCCTTGATCGAGGAGGATCTGCCGGTGGTCGTCGTGGTGCCGTCGCCGCGCGGGCGGTCCGTGCTGCACGACAAGATCGTGTCCAACATCCAGGAGATCCGGGCGCGGGGTGCGCGGACGATCGTCATCGCGGAGGAGGGGGACGAGGCGGTGGTGCCGTACGCGGACCACTTGATCCGGGTGCCGGCCACGCCGACGCTGCTCCAGCCGCTCGTGGCCACGGTGCCGCTGCAGGTGTTCGCGTGTGAGCTGGCGACGGCCCGCGGGAACGAGGTGGATCAGCCTCGGAACCTGGCGAAGTCGGTGACGGTGGAGTAG
- the coaA gene encoding type I pantothenate kinase: MISPVSSIPRSAHRQRPEATPYVDLTRAEWSALRDKTPLPLTAEEVEKLRGLGDVIDLDEVRDIYLPLSRLLNLYVGATDGLRGALNTFLGEQGSQSGTPFVIGVAGSVAVGKSTVARLLQALLSRWPEHPRVELVTTDGFLLPTKELQARGLMSRKGFPESYDRRALTRFVADIKAGKDEVTAPVYSHLIYDIVPDKKLTVRRPDILIVEGLNVLQPALPGKDGRTRVGLADYFDFSVYVDARVEDIERWYLNRFRKLRATAFQDPSSYFRKYTQVSEEEALDYARTMWRTINRPNLVENIAPTRGRATLVLRKGPDHKVQRLSLRKL, translated from the coding sequence GTGATCTCTCCGGTCTCCTCGATCCCCCGGAGCGCCCACCGGCAGCGGCCGGAGGCGACTCCCTACGTCGACCTCACCCGAGCCGAGTGGAGCGCGTTGCGCGACAAGACGCCGCTGCCGCTGACGGCCGAGGAGGTCGAGAAGCTGCGCGGTCTCGGCGATGTCATCGACCTCGACGAGGTGCGGGACATCTACCTCCCGCTGTCCAGACTCCTCAACCTCTACGTCGGTGCCACGGACGGCCTCAGAGGCGCGCTCAACACCTTCCTGGGCGAGCAGGGCTCCCAGTCCGGCACCCCGTTCGTCATAGGAGTCGCCGGCTCGGTCGCCGTGGGCAAGTCGACGGTCGCCCGGCTCCTCCAGGCCCTGCTCTCGCGCTGGCCGGAACACCCGCGCGTCGAGCTGGTCACCACCGACGGCTTCCTGCTGCCCACCAAGGAGCTCCAGGCCCGCGGCCTGATGTCGCGGAAGGGATTCCCCGAGTCCTACGACCGCCGCGCGCTGACCCGCTTCGTCGCCGACATCAAGGCCGGCAAGGACGAGGTCACGGCTCCCGTCTACTCCCACCTGATCTACGACATCGTCCCCGACAAGAAGCTCACGGTCCGCCGCCCCGACATCCTGATCGTCGAGGGCCTGAACGTCCTCCAGCCCGCCCTTCCCGGCAAGGACGGCCGCACCCGGGTCGGCCTCGCCGACTACTTCGACTTCAGCGTGTACGTCGACGCCCGCGTCGAGGACATCGAGCGCTGGTACCTCAACCGCTTCCGCAAGCTGCGCGCGACCGCCTTCCAGGACCCGTCCTCGTACTTCCGCAAGTACACCCAGGTCTCGGAGGAGGAGGCCCTCGACTACGCCCGGACGATGTGGCGCACGATCAACCGGCCCAACCTGGTCGAGAACATCGCCCCCACCCGCGGCCGCGCCACCCTCGTGCTGCGCAAGGGCCCGGACCACAAGGTGCAGCGCCTCAGCCTGCGCAAGCTGTGA
- a CDS encoding DUF389 domain-containing protein produces the protein MLHLRLITPPEQTDDVVRLIEKTVGTTHLVVLPDTARNPAGDVVMCDVAREAGDELLTGLRELGIDTSGSIAVENIDLSLSERADQAAADAPGEGADAVLWEHLSDATHEESTLSVTYLAFITLATMIAACGVVLDNAILIVGAMAVGPEFGPLAGICTAIVRRRAGLALRSVIALLVGFAVAMAVTVGFSLFMDAVDLFSERQLMGDRPNTGFIYAPDWFSFVVAVLAGIAGTLSLTSAKSGALVGVAISVTTVPAAANAAVALSYGDTKQTWGSTEQLLLNLLGIIVAGTVTLLLQKWLWSRQRQQVSRL, from the coding sequence ATGCTCCACCTGCGCCTGATCACCCCGCCCGAGCAGACCGACGACGTGGTGCGGCTGATCGAGAAGACGGTCGGCACCACCCACCTCGTCGTGCTGCCGGACACCGCACGCAACCCCGCCGGGGACGTCGTGATGTGCGACGTGGCGCGGGAGGCGGGCGACGAACTGCTCACCGGCCTGCGCGAACTCGGCATCGACACCAGCGGTTCCATCGCCGTCGAGAACATCGACCTGTCGCTGTCCGAGCGGGCCGACCAGGCCGCGGCCGACGCACCCGGTGAGGGCGCCGACGCGGTCCTGTGGGAGCACCTCAGCGACGCGACGCACGAGGAGTCGACCCTCTCCGTCACGTACCTCGCGTTCATCACCCTCGCCACGATGATCGCGGCCTGCGGCGTGGTCCTGGACAACGCGATCCTGATCGTGGGCGCCATGGCGGTCGGCCCGGAGTTCGGCCCGCTCGCCGGCATCTGCACCGCCATCGTCCGCCGCCGAGCAGGCCTGGCCCTGCGCTCGGTGATCGCCCTCCTGGTGGGCTTCGCGGTGGCCATGGCGGTGACGGTCGGCTTCAGCCTCTTCATGGACGCGGTCGACCTGTTCAGCGAGCGGCAACTCATGGGGGACCGCCCCAACACGGGCTTCATCTACGCCCCCGACTGGTTCTCCTTCGTCGTGGCGGTCCTGGCCGGCATCGCCGGCACGCTCTCCCTGACCTCCGCGAAGTCGGGCGCCCTGGTGGGCGTGGCCATCTCGGTGACCACGGTCCCGGCCGCCGCGAACGCCGCCGTGGCCCTGAGCTACGGCGACACCAAGCAGACCTGGGGCTCCACGGAGCAGCTCCTGCTGAACCTGCTGGGCATCATCGTCGCCGGCACGGTAACCCTGCTGCTACAGAAGTGGCTCTGGTCCAGACAACGCCAGCAGGTCAGCAGGCTTTAG